A stretch of the Dechloromonas sp. TW-R-39-2 genome encodes the following:
- a CDS encoding circularly permuted type 2 ATP-grasp protein: protein MARTLLAIYPHNARRYDEMLTAEGEVRPHWQQFFSHLDGIAPDDMHRRLDFVDRRIQENGVTYNVYADPSGADRPWALDPLPLIIPPDEWAEISAAVAQRATLLNAMLADLYGPQRLLNEGMLPPALIYGQHGYLWPCQGIKPPGDVWLHQYAVDLARSPDGKWWVIADRTQAPSGAGYALENRLVVSHVFPEMFRDLRVQHLADFFHDQQDGLTALAPVDGDEQPHIVLLTPGPYNETYFEHAYLARYLGFPLVEGQDLTVRGDTLYLKTLRGLKRVHVVLRRQDDDYCDPLELRGGSALGIPGLLNVARAGRVVIANALGSGLLASGALMGFLPAICRKLLGEELAMPSVATWWCGEKPALEYVRENFDDLVIKPTYPTQRMDPIFGHELKGKEREEMLRRIEARPHAYVAQEMVNLSQGPTWSRSHERRLLARPVGLRVYAVASPDGYSVMPGGLARVATGANARIISMQRGGASKDAWVLTDGPVSEFTLLKPSLGVRDLVRAGANLTSRVVENLFWLGRYSERFDDSARMLRVALSRVVEAGGAKTPAVASAMELALHLGILPSPEEDEKAREGSEHVLLEAIYDPNQPGSLAGNIRSLMWSATHVRECLSLDHWHSLNRLQREQQAALKAHPTLTEAIAFLDRVLGVSSSLTGFAMDNMTRDDGWRFLIIGRRLERLSFLCNGLAHFLRMQSSRGPGSLEWLLELTDSIITYRSRYSRLPELLPVLDLLVFDDSNPHGVVFQASVLARYLDRMARELDERSESRLPEMLERLRAFDLERLEQQPFSQCRSGSPCDELADLLQELDAAAVQLSDWLGRHYFTHVGDVSRQTMAL, encoded by the coding sequence ATGGCCCGCACACTCCTCGCCATTTACCCGCACAACGCCCGCCGCTACGATGAAATGCTCACGGCGGAGGGCGAGGTGCGTCCGCACTGGCAGCAGTTTTTCTCGCATCTGGACGGGATTGCGCCGGATGACATGCATCGCCGCCTCGATTTCGTCGACCGGCGGATTCAGGAAAATGGCGTTACTTACAACGTTTACGCCGATCCGTCCGGGGCGGATCGCCCCTGGGCGCTCGACCCGCTGCCGCTGATCATTCCGCCGGACGAATGGGCCGAAATTTCGGCTGCCGTCGCACAACGGGCCACCTTGCTCAATGCCATGCTGGCCGATCTCTACGGCCCGCAGCGTTTGCTCAACGAAGGCATGCTGCCGCCGGCGCTGATTTACGGCCAGCACGGTTATCTCTGGCCGTGCCAGGGCATCAAGCCGCCGGGCGACGTCTGGCTGCACCAGTATGCGGTTGATCTGGCGCGCTCGCCGGATGGCAAGTGGTGGGTCATTGCCGACCGCACGCAAGCGCCTTCCGGTGCCGGCTATGCGCTGGAAAACCGGCTGGTCGTCTCGCATGTTTTCCCGGAAATGTTCCGCGACCTGCGCGTCCAGCATCTGGCCGATTTTTTCCACGACCAGCAGGATGGCCTGACGGCGCTTGCCCCGGTCGACGGCGACGAACAGCCGCATATCGTTTTGTTGACGCCGGGGCCGTACAACGAAACCTATTTCGAACACGCCTACCTGGCCCGTTATCTTGGTTTCCCGCTGGTCGAGGGGCAGGATCTGACGGTGCGTGGCGACACGCTGTATCTCAAGACGCTGCGTGGCTTGAAGCGCGTGCACGTCGTGCTGCGCCGGCAGGATGACGATTATTGCGACCCGCTTGAGCTGCGCGGCGGTTCGGCACTGGGCATTCCCGGTTTGCTCAACGTCGCCCGTGCCGGCCGCGTCGTCATCGCCAATGCCCTGGGCAGCGGCTTGCTGGCTTCGGGGGCGCTGATGGGCTTTCTGCCGGCGATCTGCCGCAAGCTGCTCGGCGAGGAACTGGCCATGCCCTCCGTCGCCACCTGGTGGTGCGGTGAAAAACCGGCCCTCGAATATGTTCGCGAGAATTTCGACGACCTGGTCATCAAGCCGACCTACCCGACGCAGCGCATGGACCCGATTTTTGGCCATGAACTGAAGGGCAAGGAGCGCGAAGAAATGTTGCGCCGCATCGAAGCCCGGCCGCATGCCTACGTCGCCCAGGAAATGGTCAATCTGTCACAGGGGCCGACCTGGAGCCGTTCGCACGAACGTCGTCTGCTGGCCCGCCCGGTCGGCCTGCGCGTCTATGCTGTCGCTTCACCGGATGGTTACTCGGTGATGCCAGGTGGTCTGGCACGGGTTGCAACCGGGGCCAATGCCCGGATCATCTCGATGCAGCGCGGTGGCGCCTCGAAGGATGCCTGGGTGCTGACCGACGGCCCGGTCAGCGAATTTACCCTGCTCAAGCCGTCGCTGGGTGTGCGCGATCTGGTCCGGGCCGGGGCCAACCTGACCTCGCGCGTGGTCGAAAACCTGTTCTGGCTCGGTCGTTATTCCGAACGTTTCGATGACAGCGCACGGATGCTGCGGGTTGCGCTGAGCCGTGTGGTTGAAGCTGGTGGCGCCAAAACCCCCGCAGTTGCTTCAGCCATGGAACTGGCCCTGCATCTCGGTATCCTGCCCAGCCCGGAAGAGGACGAAAAGGCGCGCGAAGGCAGCGAACATGTGCTGCTTGAAGCGATTTACGACCCGAACCAGCCGGGCAGCCTGGCCGGCAATATCCGCAGCCTGATGTGGTCGGCGACCCATGTGCGCGAATGTCTGTCGCTCGATCACTGGCATTCGCTGAATCGTCTGCAGCGCGAGCAACAGGCCGCGCTCAAGGCGCATCCGACCTTGACCGAGGCAATCGCCTTCCTTGATCGCGTGCTTGGTGTTTCCTCCTCGCTGACCGGCTTCGCGATGGATAACATGACGCGCGATGACGGCTGGCGTTTCCTGATTATCGGCCGTCGCCTCGAACGCTTGTCCTTCCTGTGCAACGGCCTGGCGCATTTCCTGCGCATGCAGTCGAGCCGCGGGCCGGGCAGCCTGGAATGGTTGCTTGAACTGACCGATTCGATCATCACCTACCGTTCGCGTTATTCGCGTCTGCCGGAGTTGTTGCCGGTGCTCGATCTGCTGGTTTTCGACGACAGCAATCCGCACGGCGTTGTCTTCCAGGCCAGCGTACTGGCCCGCTATCTCGATCGGATGGCCCGCGAACTGGATGAAAGGAGCGAAAGCCGCCTGCCCGAAATGCTTGAGCGACTTCGTGCCTTCGATCTTGAACGCCTTGAGCAACAGCCGTTCAGCCAATGCCGCAGCGGCTCGCCTTGCGATGAGCTGGCCGACCTGCTGCAGGAACTCGATGCGGCTGCCGTTCAATTGTCCGACTGGCTGGGCCGTCACTACTTTACCCATGTCGGCGATGTCAGCCGACAGACCATGGCACTGTGA
- a CDS encoding response regulator, whose product MPMTPPCILVVDDEPVSREILVDNLQDSGYIVADAGSGAAAWQLIDACPGRFSAILLDRMMPDMDGIEILRRLKLRPDMMHVPVIMQTAMGSESDVLDGLQAGAYYYLIKPFSAFTLLAIVAAATRDYRGYQALTEQVMAQDRRLAGLIEGRFAFRTPEEARNLAALVANAAPEPARVALGLSELMDNAIEHGNLAIGYVGKSALIDSGDLNAEIRRRLALPAYRDRVAELQISRSEQALHFLIRDQGAGFDWRPYLEMSPERVFDTHGRGIAMSAMVSFDQLDYRGCGNEVQASVRLPLST is encoded by the coding sequence ATGCCGATGACGCCGCCTTGCATTCTGGTTGTCGATGATGAACCGGTCAGCCGGGAAATCCTGGTCGATAATCTGCAGGACAGCGGCTACATCGTGGCCGATGCCGGGAGTGGCGCGGCAGCATGGCAGTTGATCGACGCTTGTCCGGGGCGCTTCAGTGCCATCCTGCTGGACCGCATGATGCCCGACATGGATGGCATCGAGATCTTGCGTCGCCTCAAGCTGCGGCCGGACATGATGCATGTGCCGGTCATCATGCAGACCGCCATGGGCAGCGAAAGCGATGTGCTCGATGGCTTGCAGGCGGGGGCTTACTATTACCTGATCAAGCCGTTTTCAGCCTTCACGCTGCTGGCTATCGTGGCTGCTGCAACGCGCGATTACCGGGGCTATCAGGCCTTGACCGAGCAGGTCATGGCCCAGGACCGGAGGCTGGCCGGCCTGATCGAAGGACGCTTTGCCTTTCGCACGCCGGAAGAGGCGCGCAATCTGGCCGCGCTGGTTGCCAATGCAGCCCCCGAGCCGGCCCGCGTCGCGCTGGGTTTGTCGGAACTGATGGATAACGCCATCGAGCATGGCAATCTGGCGATTGGTTATGTCGGTAAATCAGCGCTGATCGACAGTGGTGACCTGAATGCCGAAATCCGGCGCCGCCTGGCCTTGCCGGCTTACCGCGACCGTGTCGCCGAGCTGCAAATCAGTCGCAGTGAACAGGCCTTGCATTTCCTGATTCGCGATCAGGGCGCCGGTTTTGACTGGCGGCCTTATCTTGAAATGAGTCCTGAGCGTGTTTTCGATACGCACGGGCGCGGTATTGCCATGTCGGCCATGGTCAGCTTTGACCAGCTCGATTATCGCGGTTGCGGCAACGAGGTTCAGGCGTCTGTCCGGTTGCCCTTGTCGACTTGA
- a CDS encoding bacteriohemerythrin has protein sequence MALMNWNAHFVTGISIVDEQHQHLVRLINQSAPVLALSYARNPDKAESLLAELTHYAIYHFQNEHELMAQHGIDPRHHQHHLKSHGEFATTVAAMKEMYQRGEEITGGKLLSFLANWLVFHILGEDQAMARQIHAISRGMKPVDAYDSAEGYRNDPKQEALTQALVDLYALMTEQNRSLLELNHELREHREHLAELVSQRTHELEIARDAAEAANRAKSRFIANLSHEIRTPMNSIVSLGWILHEKIIDPEQREKLQQMSGATQQLLSVINDLLDISRIESEQLKLETLDFSPHRMIEQLIADHKGRALQKGIAFQVKLPEKLPLLLHGDPIRIGQIIGNFVSNAIKFTNQGEVTLSLQQKPGHRPDRTLLHFAVRDSGSGIAEEFQERLFQPFEQGDVSSRRKHGGTGLGLAICKRLSDMMGGEIGVSSTLGEGSIFWFEIELTVVAAAATSPDSKAPDQSSEVSAPATIHWQRINEALRRLERLLAEDDIQALTLWRDMADQFHPALGSDAVRLEGEIKRYAFDGALLVIRSILAKLPNDQVDKGNRTDA, from the coding sequence ATGGCACTGATGAACTGGAATGCCCACTTTGTTACCGGCATTTCCATCGTCGACGAACAACACCAGCATCTGGTTCGCCTGATCAATCAAAGCGCGCCGGTTCTGGCACTGTCCTATGCCCGCAACCCCGACAAGGCCGAATCGCTGCTCGCCGAACTGACGCATTACGCGATCTATCATTTCCAGAACGAACATGAACTGATGGCGCAACACGGCATCGACCCGCGGCACCACCAGCATCACCTGAAATCGCACGGGGAATTCGCCACCACGGTGGCCGCCATGAAGGAAATGTACCAACGCGGCGAAGAAATCACCGGCGGCAAGCTGCTCAGCTTCCTGGCCAACTGGCTGGTCTTCCATATTCTGGGCGAAGATCAGGCCATGGCCCGCCAGATTCATGCCATCAGCAGAGGCATGAAACCGGTCGACGCCTACGACAGCGCCGAAGGCTATCGTAACGATCCGAAGCAGGAGGCGCTCACCCAGGCGCTGGTCGATCTCTACGCCTTGATGACCGAACAGAATCGCAGCCTGCTGGAGCTGAATCACGAACTGCGCGAGCACCGCGAACATCTGGCCGAACTGGTCAGCCAGCGCACGCACGAGCTGGAAATTGCCCGTGATGCAGCCGAAGCAGCCAATCGGGCAAAAAGCCGCTTCATCGCCAATCTGTCGCACGAAATCCGTACGCCGATGAACAGCATCGTCAGCCTCGGCTGGATACTGCACGAAAAAATCATCGATCCGGAGCAGCGTGAAAAGCTCCAGCAAATGAGCGGCGCAACGCAGCAACTGCTCAGCGTCATCAATGATCTGCTGGATATTTCACGCATCGAATCCGAGCAACTGAAACTGGAAACGCTCGATTTTTCGCCTCACCGGATGATCGAGCAGCTGATTGCCGACCACAAAGGTCGAGCCCTCCAGAAAGGCATCGCCTTCCAGGTCAAGCTACCGGAAAAGCTGCCGCTGCTCTTGCATGGCGACCCGATCCGGATTGGTCAGATCATCGGCAACTTCGTCAGCAACGCCATCAAATTCACGAATCAGGGCGAAGTCACGCTCAGTCTCCAGCAAAAACCGGGGCATCGGCCGGATCGCACGCTACTGCACTTTGCCGTACGCGATAGCGGCAGTGGTATTGCCGAGGAATTCCAGGAACGCCTGTTCCAGCCATTTGAGCAAGGCGACGTCTCATCGCGCCGAAAGCATGGCGGAACCGGCCTCGGGCTAGCCATCTGCAAACGCCTGAGCGACATGATGGGCGGAGAAATCGGGGTCAGCAGCACACTCGGCGAAGGCAGCATTTTCTGGTTTGAAATCGAGTTGACCGTGGTAGCCGCTGCCGCCACTTCGCCGGACAGCAAAGCGCCCGACCAGTCATCCGAGGTGTCCGCTCCGGCCACGATCCACTGGCAACGCATCAACGAAGCACTACGGCGCCTTGAACGACTGCTGGCGGAAGACGACATCCAGGCACTGACATTGTGGCGCGACATGGCGGATCAGTTTCACCCAGCGCTGGGTAGCGATGCCGTCCGTCTGGAAGGGGAAATCAAACGCTATGCCTTTGATGGCGCCCTGCTCGTCATCCGGTCGATCCTGGCAAAACTGCCAAACGATCAAGTCGACAAGGGCAACCGGACAGACGCCTGA
- a CDS encoding TIGR03862 family flavoprotein yields MRRVAIIGGGPAGLMAAEVLADAAVDGLEIAVFDAMPSVGRKFLMAGKGGMNITHAEALPDFVRRYGTRQQEIARLLDAFNPQALREWIHGLGIDTFVGTSGRVFPTEMKAAPLLRAWLHRLRLAGIHFHVRHRWQGWTADGALRFSTPDGERDVVADAVILALGGGSWAKLGSDGAWLPLLAARDVDIAPLRPSNCGFDVAWSDHFSRRFAGQPVKPVVASVAACTQQGEFNITASGIEGGLIYALSAPLRDALERDGQAILYLDLAPGRSLERLSAELSRPQGRDSLANHLRRRIGLEGVKAGLLRELLPAEALTVPNLLAAGIKALPVPVTATRPIDEAISTAGGVRFEGLDEKLMLRQMPGVFCAGEMLDWEAPTGGYLLTACLASGRQAGLGMADWLQGRC; encoded by the coding sequence ATGCGCCGCGTTGCCATTATCGGCGGCGGCCCGGCCGGCCTGATGGCGGCCGAGGTGCTGGCCGATGCTGCGGTCGACGGGCTGGAAATTGCCGTTTTCGATGCCATGCCTTCCGTCGGCCGGAAGTTCCTGATGGCTGGCAAGGGCGGGATGAATATCACGCATGCCGAAGCGCTGCCGGATTTTGTCCGTCGTTACGGCACTCGCCAGCAGGAGATTGCCCGCCTGCTCGATGCGTTCAATCCGCAGGCGCTGCGTGAGTGGATTCATGGCCTCGGCATCGATACTTTCGTCGGTACCTCGGGGCGGGTTTTTCCTACCGAAATGAAGGCCGCGCCGTTGTTGCGTGCCTGGCTGCATCGACTGCGCCTGGCGGGTATCCATTTCCATGTCCGGCATCGCTGGCAGGGCTGGACGGCGGATGGTGCGCTACGTTTTTCGACACCCGATGGCGAGCGCGATGTCGTTGCCGATGCGGTGATCCTGGCGCTGGGCGGCGGCAGTTGGGCCAAGCTCGGCTCCGATGGCGCCTGGCTGCCGTTGCTGGCTGCACGCGACGTCGATATCGCGCCATTGCGCCCGAGCAATTGCGGCTTCGATGTCGCCTGGAGCGATCATTTCAGCCGTCGTTTTGCCGGCCAGCCGGTCAAGCCGGTCGTCGCTTCGGTGGCTGCCTGTACCCAGCAGGGCGAGTTCAACATCACGGCCAGTGGTATTGAAGGCGGCTTGATCTATGCCCTCTCGGCGCCGCTGCGCGATGCGCTGGAGCGGGATGGGCAGGCGATCCTGTATCTCGACCTGGCCCCCGGGCGTTCGCTTGAACGTTTGAGCGCCGAACTGTCGCGTCCGCAGGGCCGTGATTCGCTGGCCAACCATCTGCGCCGCAGGATCGGGCTGGAAGGGGTCAAGGCCGGGCTGCTGCGCGAATTGCTGCCAGCCGAGGCGTTGACCGTGCCAAACCTGCTGGCTGCCGGCATCAAGGCCCTGCCTGTGCCGGTCACGGCGACGCGGCCGATTGACGAAGCGATCAGTACAGCGGGTGGTGTGCGTTTCGAAGGCTTGGACGAAAAACTGATGCTCCGCCAGATGCCCGGTGTCTTTTGCGCTGGTGAAATGCTCGACTGGGAAGCGCCGACCGGGGGGTATCTGCTGACCGCCTGCCTGGCCAGCGGCCGACAGGCCGGTCTGGGCATGGCTGACTGGTTGCAGGGAAGGTGCTGA
- a CDS encoding transglutaminase family protein yields MADSPVRYHVLHETSYDYGSPVSLSQQQLHLSPRILDWQQIVEQRIEIDPPPNWRRDGLDAFGNPVSWIAFHAPHENLCIRSSMRVAVTPHRPEALEQSVEWETLRDRLAYDATEPDPDDIAATRFLFESAHVRIKHELAEYAADCFPPDRPVLVGAEALMAKIFREFKFDPEATTVSTPVMEVLEKKRGVCQDFAHLMIACLRALGLPARYVSGYLLTRPPPGKPRLIGADASHAWVSVYAPGFPGNWVDFDPTNNLLPDTEHITIAIGRDFGDISPLRGIILGGGGAEPEVAVTVIPLDEEALPDNLAEIVKEAE; encoded by the coding sequence ATGGCAGATTCACCCGTCCGCTATCATGTCCTGCACGAGACAAGTTACGACTACGGCAGCCCGGTATCGTTGTCGCAGCAGCAACTGCATCTTTCGCCCCGCATCCTTGACTGGCAGCAGATCGTGGAGCAGCGCATCGAGATCGATCCACCGCCCAACTGGCGGCGGGATGGCCTGGATGCTTTTGGCAACCCGGTGAGCTGGATTGCCTTTCATGCCCCGCATGAAAACTTGTGCATCCGTTCGTCGATGCGTGTGGCCGTCACACCGCACCGGCCCGAGGCTCTTGAGCAATCGGTCGAGTGGGAGACCTTGCGCGATCGCCTGGCTTACGATGCGACCGAGCCGGACCCGGATGATATTGCGGCGACGCGTTTCCTGTTCGAAAGCGCCCATGTCCGCATCAAGCATGAACTGGCCGAGTACGCGGCCGATTGTTTTCCGCCGGACAGGCCGGTGCTGGTCGGGGCCGAAGCCCTGATGGCCAAGATTTTCCGCGAATTCAAGTTCGATCCCGAGGCAACGACGGTGTCCACGCCGGTCATGGAAGTGCTGGAAAAAAAACGCGGCGTCTGCCAGGATTTTGCCCATCTGATGATTGCTTGCCTGCGCGCCCTGGGTTTGCCGGCACGTTATGTCAGCGGCTATCTGCTGACCCGCCCGCCCCCCGGCAAGCCGCGCCTGATCGGTGCCGATGCCTCGCATGCCTGGGTTTCGGTCTATGCGCCGGGTTTTCCCGGCAACTGGGTCGATTTCGATCCGACTAACAACCTGCTGCCGGATACCGAGCACATCACCATCGCCATCGGCCGTGATTTTGGCGACATTTCGCCTTTGCGCGGCATCATTCTCGGTGGCGGCGGGGCCGAGCCGGAAGTAGCCGTCACGGTGATTCCGCTCGACGAAGAAGCGTTGCCGGACAACCTTGCCGAAATCGTCAAGGAGGCCGAATAA
- a CDS encoding ATP-binding protein: MTKNTIDSVPIGRWALPALFAICSFLLIGGILLYQAERQYQLHQVGAQLQAISELKSEQITNWRNERIADGQVLTESEYFIAAVDAFLQGKTNADSLRRHMTSLKNNYRYSDILLLDANGEARLSLNARNIAIPDSIHLVLEVSHHIHHATLSDLHIAPDNGQVHADVVVPLQSGQGNSARRVGTLLMQIDPSVHLFPILNAWPHPSPSAETLLVRRDGDHVLFLNELRQRSGSALRLRLPDSRQDIPSVMAVFGGIRGIVEGIDHEGSPVLASIQPVPDTSWYMVAKIARDEALAEWQYASRLIIALTAGLLLTAIIATAFMYQTRGLRRYRMLFETEAATRAEHQRFQVAFNSSPLCASITRLGDGRIVDANDNFLSNFGWRRSEMIGLTSMDVGLWPNTEIRQDFLDSLGPDGRVINHESIWKDHYGKIHHVEISASLIDIAGTAHILAFTADVTERRLAQAELEHYRRRLEAMVDERTYELAIAKEHAERASRAKSSFLANMSHEIRTPLNAVIGLTHLMLRDSDDPHQQERLGRITEAARHLLSVINDILDISKIEAEKLELEETDFSTQQVIDETLKMVEFKARDKGLALIAEISPDLPPGLHGDPLRVQQILLNFLTNAVKFTERGHVRLRVRVVSRQDSEIMLRCEVEDTGVGIPATIRPRLFKPFEQADDSTTRHFGGTGLGLAICRRLAQKMGGEAGVDSTPGEGSTFWVTLRLQLAKHALIARNTTANNDCEAEIRETRSTARILLAEDNPLNQEVALDMLAHAGLIADLAEDGQQAVAMASETDYDLILMDIQMPVMNGLEAARTILALPGRSTATIVAMTANAFAEDRLACLAAGMVDHLAKPVEPAALHDLLLRWLPATEVRQPAAAAAPLLEVHVASGPEKIVSQLAALPGFDTVTGLASLNGKPDKYVKLLEHYLQHHTDVDRAIRQALDNGDYPAVRHQAHTLKGAAAALGLSDTRQAAAELEQAVRHEEPLEKLETLFAELSVRHAAQREALAGVLGQSPIVPKTTDQNPESALAVLRQIGTLLAEDNIRSIELARDNESQLRSLLGKDYARMIDHLETFDFPAALKIFKHYLAAHPELAEEATTWH; the protein is encoded by the coding sequence TTGACCAAGAACACAATCGACTCCGTTCCAATCGGACGCTGGGCACTGCCGGCACTGTTCGCCATTTGCAGCTTTCTGCTGATCGGCGGCATCCTGCTTTACCAGGCCGAACGTCAATACCAGTTGCACCAGGTCGGCGCCCAGTTGCAGGCCATCAGCGAACTCAAATCAGAGCAGATTACCAACTGGCGCAATGAACGCATCGCCGATGGCCAGGTCTTGACCGAAAGCGAATATTTCATTGCTGCGGTCGACGCCTTCCTGCAAGGCAAAACCAATGCCGACAGCCTGCGCCGCCACATGACGTCGCTCAAGAACAACTATCGTTACAGCGATATCCTGCTACTCGACGCCAACGGCGAAGCACGGCTCAGCCTGAATGCGCGGAATATCGCCATTCCCGACAGCATTCACCTGGTCCTGGAAGTTTCCCACCACATTCATCACGCCACACTGAGCGACCTGCACATTGCCCCGGATAACGGTCAGGTGCATGCCGACGTGGTTGTTCCGCTGCAGTCGGGACAGGGCAATTCGGCACGCCGGGTCGGTACGCTGTTGATGCAGATCGACCCCAGCGTCCATCTGTTTCCGATATTGAACGCATGGCCGCACCCCAGCCCAAGCGCGGAAACGCTGCTGGTCAGGCGCGACGGCGACCATGTGCTGTTTCTCAATGAGTTGCGCCAACGCAGCGGCTCCGCCCTGCGTCTCAGGCTGCCCGACAGCCGTCAGGATATTCCCTCCGTGATGGCCGTATTCGGCGGCATTCGCGGCATTGTCGAAGGCATCGATCACGAAGGCAGCCCAGTACTGGCCTCAATCCAGCCGGTTCCTGACACCAGTTGGTACATGGTCGCCAAGATCGCCCGGGATGAGGCGCTGGCCGAGTGGCAATACGCCTCGCGCCTGATCATTGCACTGACTGCCGGCCTGCTGCTCACTGCCATCATCGCCACGGCCTTCATGTACCAGACCCGCGGTCTACGCCGCTACCGGATGCTGTTTGAAACCGAGGCAGCAACCCGGGCCGAGCACCAGCGTTTCCAGGTTGCCTTCAACTCAAGCCCGCTCTGCGCCTCGATCACGCGGCTTGGCGATGGTCGGATTGTCGATGCCAACGATAATTTCCTGAGCAACTTCGGCTGGCGAAGAAGCGAAATGATCGGTCTGACCTCGATGGACGTCGGCCTCTGGCCAAACACTGAAATTCGCCAGGATTTTCTCGATTCGCTCGGCCCCGATGGACGTGTGATCAATCATGAAAGCATCTGGAAAGACCATTACGGCAAGATTCACCATGTCGAAATTTCCGCATCCTTGATCGACATTGCCGGTACGGCACACATCCTCGCCTTTACCGCCGACGTCACCGAACGCCGTCTGGCACAAGCCGAGCTGGAACATTATCGGCGCCGTCTCGAAGCCATGGTCGACGAGCGGACTTACGAACTGGCCATTGCCAAGGAGCACGCCGAACGGGCCAGCCGGGCCAAGAGTTCCTTCCTGGCCAACATGAGCCACGAGATCAGAACGCCGCTCAATGCCGTGATCGGACTGACGCACCTGATGCTGCGCGACTCGGACGACCCTCACCAACAGGAAAGGCTGGGCCGGATCACCGAGGCTGCGCGCCATCTGCTCAGCGTGATCAATGACATTCTCGATATCTCGAAAATCGAAGCCGAGAAACTGGAGCTTGAAGAAACCGATTTCTCGACCCAGCAAGTCATCGATGAAACACTGAAGATGGTCGAATTCAAGGCGCGCGACAAAGGGCTCGCCTTGATTGCCGAAATCTCCCCCGATTTGCCGCCCGGCTTGCATGGCGATCCGCTGCGGGTGCAACAGATTCTGCTCAATTTCCTGACCAATGCCGTCAAATTTACCGAACGCGGCCACGTTCGCTTGCGGGTTCGTGTCGTCAGCCGACAGGACAGCGAAATCATGCTGCGCTGCGAAGTTGAGGACACCGGCGTCGGCATTCCGGCGACCATCCGACCGCGCCTGTTCAAACCCTTCGAGCAGGCCGACGACTCAACGACACGCCACTTCGGCGGCACCGGGCTGGGTCTGGCGATTTGCCGTCGGCTGGCCCAGAAAATGGGCGGTGAAGCAGGCGTTGACAGCACGCCTGGCGAAGGCAGCACCTTCTGGGTCACACTCCGCCTGCAGCTTGCCAAACATGCCTTGATTGCCCGGAACACCACGGCCAACAATGATTGCGAAGCCGAGATTCGCGAAACGCGCAGCACCGCACGCATCCTGCTGGCCGAAGACAACCCGCTGAACCAGGAAGTGGCGCTCGACATGCTGGCCCATGCCGGCCTGATCGCCGATCTGGCCGAAGATGGTCAGCAAGCCGTCGCCATGGCCAGTGAAACCGATTACGACCTGATCCTGATGGATATTCAGATGCCGGTGATGAACGGACTGGAAGCGGCACGAACCATTCTGGCCCTGCCCGGACGGTCGACCGCAACAATCGTCGCCATGACCGCCAATGCCTTTGCCGAAGACCGGCTGGCCTGTCTCGCCGCCGGCATGGTCGATCACCTGGCCAAGCCGGTCGAACCGGCGGCACTGCACGATCTGCTGCTGCGCTGGCTGCCGGCCACAGAAGTACGCCAACCGGCAGCTGCGGCCGCCCCGCTGCTTGAAGTCCACGTCGCCAGCGGCCCCGAGAAAATTGTCAGCCAACTGGCCGCCCTGCCCGGTTTCGATACAGTCACAGGCCTCGCATCGCTGAATGGCAAGCCGGACAAATACGTCAAGCTGCTCGAACACTATCTGCAACATCACACGGATGTAGACCGCGCCATTCGCCAGGCACTCGACAACGGCGATTACCCGGCCGTACGTCACCAGGCGCATACGCTGAAAGGGGCGGCAGCCGCACTCGGGCTGAGCGACACCCGACAGGCGGCAGCCGAGCTGGAACAGGCGGTACGTCACGAAGAACCGTTGGAAAAACTGGAGACGCTGTTTGCTGAGCTGAGCGTCCGGCATGCCGCGCAGCGCGAAGCGCTGGCCGGCGTTCTCGGACAATCGCCCATCGTCCCGAAAACAACCGACCAGAACCCGGAAAGCGCATTGGCGGTCCTCCGGCAGATCGGCACCCTGCTGGCCGAAGACAATATCCGCAGCATCGAACTCGCCCGCGACAACGAATCGCAACTGCGCAGCCTGCTCGGCAAGGATTACGCACGAATGATTGATCATCTCGAAACATTTGACTTCCCGGCTGCCCTGAAAATCTTCAAACACTATCTGGCGGCACACCCGGAACTGGCAGAGGAAGCAACGACATGGCACTGA